The following proteins are encoded in a genomic region of Choloepus didactylus isolate mChoDid1 chromosome Y, mChoDid1.pri, whole genome shotgun sequence:
- the LOC119524103 gene encoding EKC/KEOPS complex subunit LAGE3-like produces MRAAYEGIGGAGGVVSAAEDLGVQGGPSVQGGPGGPNGQAGPGVPDIQGGPNGQGGPGGPGGLQGLCGGRGEGAMAGGAPQAPPVAGLGEEAAPAAGGPGSRLLKFNLSVPFRSPLEAEMARRSLISDVHHQGQMVQKELTVTGSVLVVGWTAEDPVVFRISINSFLDRLSLVMRNIERIGFPFPLSLGREKGSEA; encoded by the exons ATGCGGGCTGCATACGAAGGCATAGGCGGCGCAGGGGGTGTGGTGAGTGCTGCAGAAGATCTTGGTGTCCAGGGAGGCCCCAGTGTCCAAGGTGGCCCTGGTGGTCCCAATGGCCAGGCTGGTCCGGGCGTCCCcgacattcagggtgggcccaaCGGCCAGGGTGGTCCTGGCGGACCTGGTGGTCTCCAAGGCCTCTGCGGAGGAAGAGGGGAGGGCGCCATGGCTGGAGGTGCCCCCCAGGCACCACCTGTCGCAGGGCTGGGTGAAGAAGCAGCGCCCGCGGCTGGAGGACCAGGAAGCCGGCTACTCAAGTT CAACCTCTCCGTGCCTTTCCGATCCCCACTGGAGGCGGAGATGGCGCGAAGGTCCCTGATCTCCGATGTCCACCACCAAGGGCAAATGGTTCAGAAGGAGCTCACCGTGACGGGCAGTGTCCTGGTTGT GGGATGGACTGCCGAAGACCCCGTTGTCTTCCGAATCTCCATCAATTCCTTCCTCGACCGGCTTTCCCTGGTGATGCGGAACATTGAACGCATTGGGTTTCCGTTTCCACTAAGCCTTGGCCGGGAAAAGGGGTCTGAGGCTTAA